One Paludisphaera rhizosphaerae genomic window carries:
- a CDS encoding tetratricopeptide repeat protein, which produces MTRSDASSSPSGKPHRDDDDPRRAVPSDAEGVATPEGDDEPEAQPEPWTPERVTEWNAYYDLYVLGAVLLLAFVTSAVRTNHAPLWSNLQMGREIIRQGSPVLTDSFSYTEEGKRWVNVPWLFQTVSAAVYDMVYGMVPESQDDPTAHRASAEQVATGALVALTALLRLATAFVLIKVRHKGPGLWWSAVCTALALGAAVAPGGLMLGGIGQPAIVDSTTWSTFFLAVEVLLLFRAFQHSSRFALYALIPLFLLWANVDPTFLLGLLIFGAATLGRFLDGKKGETPASSRSLRVEETDAPPPITAALAGVILSVCALVAVLNPSHIWIYPAALEPITSFFSGSKALPTLSQLSYFGPTIRSPQYGGVWHLWMIFYFICVGGGLATFVLNAKGFSWARLLPFVVVAVAWAFYIRYAAEFAVVLAAVATLNGQEWYQRKFGTSGRLGSGWTTWSTGGRLVTLALLFICTSMAITGYGKSLGDLRFGFGFDPDDFSFKAADFLATSEGIKGNVFNWSLGEGDAIVWKAGPTRKTFVDSRSLLFPSEIQEKHRTLLNALRDDDAAVWKPILDEYKISAVMVDESAPNTRQKLSQSPNWIPFYDDGRVTMFGRADAAEPDVVTFRDRRLEPERRAYKLASPSPAPDRPPTPVEFIDDIVRSRSLTPPRSQTNAARRWLAGGTNPDGTPAPPDPARCLMAIREARGALAQNPDDFSAYRLLAIAYRALAQQEAALISGIKLTPENRDRIAAIKPSGTLMNERIRQVVTALKYAVETTPPVRTQQERMELISLHFDLFDAYSQLGFVDLARDELQAVFDTAKAGDLNQEARAQYQTTLDQYNQQIGQIEQAMSSLQIERQAGPIELGQFALNQGAVGLAITQFEDADRSNLSPTVVKPQLVDLYCSTGQPERSLEIIKPSAGADPNLGEPSIASFRQGLVYKLMGNYSYASMLWQTQALPRLAYDRTNRALGVAVRSMHGDLVATTNEAAAVGPMLSRQASWEFDTAQCLLEWGEPQQAAVHFAKALELSSDLAVKPLIEYYLDKLGKPEPVQPAATAPAPAPTPAEAPKPAAPAEVAKPEAAKAP; this is translated from the coding sequence ATGACACGATCCGACGCCTCCTCTTCCCCCTCTGGCAAGCCCCACCGCGACGACGACGATCCCCGTCGAGCCGTCCCATCCGACGCAGAGGGCGTCGCGACGCCCGAGGGCGACGATGAGCCCGAGGCGCAGCCCGAACCCTGGACCCCAGAGCGGGTCACCGAGTGGAACGCCTATTACGACCTCTACGTCCTGGGCGCCGTGCTGCTGCTGGCGTTCGTCACGTCGGCGGTCCGGACCAACCACGCCCCGCTCTGGTCGAATCTCCAGATGGGCCGCGAGATCATCCGTCAGGGGTCGCCCGTCCTGACCGACTCCTTCTCCTACACGGAGGAAGGCAAGCGGTGGGTGAACGTCCCCTGGCTGTTCCAGACGGTCTCGGCGGCGGTCTACGACATGGTCTACGGGATGGTTCCAGAATCCCAGGACGACCCGACCGCCCACCGAGCCTCGGCTGAACAGGTCGCCACCGGCGCGCTGGTGGCTCTGACGGCCTTGCTCCGACTGGCGACGGCCTTCGTCCTGATCAAGGTCCGTCACAAGGGCCCCGGTCTGTGGTGGTCCGCAGTCTGCACGGCTCTGGCGCTCGGGGCGGCCGTTGCGCCGGGGGGGCTGATGCTCGGGGGGATCGGCCAGCCCGCGATCGTCGACTCCACCACCTGGAGCACCTTCTTCCTGGCCGTCGAGGTGCTCCTGCTCTTCCGGGCCTTCCAGCATTCCTCGCGATTCGCCCTGTACGCTCTGATTCCGCTGTTCCTCCTCTGGGCGAACGTCGATCCGACGTTCCTCCTCGGGTTGCTGATTTTCGGGGCCGCGACCCTCGGCAGGTTCCTCGACGGCAAGAAGGGGGAAACGCCCGCCTCTTCCAGGAGTCTCCGAGTCGAGGAAACCGATGCCCCGCCGCCGATCACAGCGGCTCTTGCAGGCGTCATCTTGTCGGTGTGCGCCCTGGTCGCGGTGCTCAACCCCTCGCACATTTGGATCTATCCCGCCGCCCTGGAACCGATCACGAGCTTCTTCAGCGGGTCGAAGGCCCTCCCGACTCTCAGCCAGCTCTCGTACTTCGGGCCGACGATCCGGTCCCCGCAGTACGGCGGAGTCTGGCATTTGTGGATGATCTTCTACTTCATCTGCGTCGGTGGCGGGCTGGCGACGTTCGTGCTGAACGCGAAGGGATTCTCCTGGGCGCGGCTCCTGCCGTTCGTGGTCGTGGCCGTCGCGTGGGCCTTCTACATCCGCTACGCGGCCGAATTCGCGGTGGTGCTGGCGGCGGTCGCCACGCTCAACGGGCAGGAGTGGTATCAGCGGAAGTTCGGGACCTCCGGGCGACTGGGAAGCGGTTGGACCACCTGGTCGACGGGCGGGCGACTGGTCACCCTGGCGCTCCTCTTCATTTGCACCAGCATGGCCATCACCGGCTACGGCAAGTCTCTGGGCGATCTTCGCTTCGGCTTCGGCTTCGACCCCGACGATTTCTCCTTCAAGGCGGCCGACTTCCTGGCGACGAGCGAGGGGATCAAGGGGAACGTCTTCAACTGGAGTCTCGGCGAGGGCGACGCCATCGTCTGGAAGGCGGGCCCGACGCGTAAAACCTTCGTCGACAGCCGCTCGCTCCTCTTCCCGTCCGAGATCCAGGAGAAGCACCGGACGCTTCTGAACGCCCTCCGCGACGACGACGCCGCGGTCTGGAAGCCCATCCTCGACGAGTACAAGATCTCGGCCGTCATGGTCGACGAGTCGGCCCCGAACACCCGTCAGAAGCTCTCGCAGAGCCCGAACTGGATCCCGTTCTACGACGACGGACGAGTGACGATGTTCGGCCGAGCCGACGCCGCTGAGCCGGACGTGGTCACCTTCCGCGACCGACGCCTCGAACCCGAGCGGCGAGCCTACAAGCTCGCATCCCCGAGCCCTGCGCCCGACCGGCCGCCGACGCCCGTCGAGTTCATCGACGACATCGTCCGGAGCCGATCGCTGACGCCGCCGCGGTCTCAGACCAACGCCGCTCGGCGCTGGCTGGCCGGCGGGACGAACCCCGACGGCACCCCTGCTCCTCCCGACCCGGCCCGCTGCTTGATGGCGATCCGCGAGGCCCGCGGCGCCCTCGCCCAGAACCCGGACGATTTCTCGGCCTATCGATTGCTCGCCATCGCCTATCGAGCCCTCGCCCAGCAAGAGGCCGCTCTGATCTCCGGCATCAAACTGACGCCCGAGAACCGCGACCGGATCGCCGCGATCAAGCCCTCCGGCACGCTGATGAACGAGCGGATCCGTCAGGTCGTGACCGCGCTGAAGTACGCCGTGGAGACCACTCCGCCGGTTCGTACTCAGCAGGAACGGATGGAGTTGATCTCTCTCCACTTCGACCTGTTCGACGCCTACTCGCAGCTCGGCTTCGTCGACCTAGCCCGCGACGAGTTGCAGGCCGTCTTCGACACCGCGAAAGCCGGCGACCTCAATCAGGAGGCTCGCGCCCAGTATCAGACGACCCTCGATCAGTACAACCAGCAGATCGGCCAGATCGAGCAGGCGATGAGCAGCCTCCAGATCGAGCGTCAGGCGGGGCCGATCGAACTCGGTCAGTTCGCGCTCAACCAGGGCGCGGTGGGGCTGGCGATCACCCAGTTCGAGGACGCCGACCGTAGCAACCTGAGCCCAACCGTGGTGAAGCCCCAGCTCGTCGACCTCTACTGCAGCACGGGCCAGCCCGAGCGGTCGCTGGAGATCATCAAGCCCTCCGCCGGCGCGGATCCGAATCTGGGTGAACCCTCGATCGCCTCGTTCCGTCAGGGCCTGGTCTACAAGCTGATGGGCAATTACTCGTACGCGTCGATGCTCTGGCAGACGCAGGCTCTGCCTCGACTGGCCTACGACCGCACCAATCGGGCGCTCGGGGTGGCCGTTCGCTCGATGCACGGCGATCTCGTCGCGACCACCAACGAAGCCGCCGCCGTCGGGCCCATGCTCAGCCGTCAGGCGAGTTGGGAGTTCGACACGGCCCAGTGCCTCCTCGAATGGGGCGAGCCGCAACAGGCGGCCGTCCACTTCGCCAAGGCCCTGGAGCTATCCTCCGACCTCGCGGTCAAGCCGTTGATCGAGTATTACCTCGACAAGCTCGGCAAGCCGGAACCTGTGCAACCGGCCGCAACGGCTCCTGCCCCGGCTCCAACTCCGGCCGAGGCGCCCAAGCCCGCGGCCCCCGCCGAGGTGGCGAAGCCCGAGGCCGCCAAGGCTCCTTGA
- a CDS encoding glycosyltransferase family 2 protein: protein MRKFTKAADVDNPCQATPHLVTRRDTSPMKLLTAIPVHNEEKYLEEVLAQVLKYADDVLVVDDGSKDRTPELLKKFPVRVIRHETNQGYGAGLKTAFAAALEGGYEGLVTLDCDGQHEPALIPEIAAGLAEADIVSGSRYLQVFDPSQRPPEERRKINVEVTRWLNECLGLNLTDAFCGFKAYNRRALECFDITDLGYAMPLQAWVQAVKHGLKIVEAPVPLIYLDESRAFGGSLDDSTYRLNHYRKVFADALERAGLEVAGGCRG from the coding sequence ATGCGTAAGTTCACGAAGGCGGCCGACGTCGACAACCCTTGCCAAGCGACGCCGCACCTCGTCACACGCCGGGATACCTCGCCGATGAAGCTCCTCACCGCGATCCCCGTCCATAACGAGGAAAAGTACCTCGAAGAGGTGCTCGCCCAGGTTCTTAAATACGCCGACGACGTTCTGGTCGTCGACGACGGTTCCAAGGACCGAACGCCTGAGCTGCTGAAGAAGTTCCCCGTCCGCGTGATTCGGCACGAGACGAACCAGGGATACGGCGCCGGCCTCAAGACGGCGTTCGCCGCGGCGCTCGAAGGGGGATACGAGGGGCTCGTCACGCTCGATTGCGACGGCCAGCATGAACCCGCGCTGATTCCCGAAATCGCCGCCGGGCTCGCCGAGGCGGACATCGTCTCCGGCAGCCGCTACCTCCAGGTGTTCGATCCTTCGCAGCGGCCCCCCGAAGAGCGCAGGAAAATCAACGTCGAGGTGACCCGCTGGCTGAACGAATGCCTGGGCCTCAACCTGACCGACGCCTTCTGCGGGTTCAAGGCGTACAACCGCCGCGCATTGGAGTGCTTTGACATCACCGATCTTGGGTACGCCATGCCGCTGCAGGCGTGGGTCCAGGCGGTGAAGCACGGGCTGAAGATCGTCGAGGCGCCCGTCCCGTTGATCTACCTGGACGAATCCCGGGCGTTCGGCGGCTCCCTGGACGATTCGACCTACCGGCTGAACCATTACCGGAAGGTCTTCGCCGACGCGCTTGAGCGTGCAGGCCTGGAAGTCGCGGGGGGCTGTCGGGGATGA
- a CDS encoding alpha/beta hydrolase: MSLFLAIPCTLALAAFAAEDPPLPRQAPEGTRAVWDAAYVENGHLRQKLDLFIPPGDGPKPLVIWIHGGAFMAGDKRGGNPALALLQKGFAVASLGYRFSQDAIFPAPVEDCKAAVRWLRKHAKEYGIDPERFGAWGSSAGGYFVAMLGTTGGTKTFDVGGNLDVSSHVSCVVDFFGPTDFTKMTEQSKALPKSMEHDSPGSPESRLLGGPIQQEKEKAAKANPITYVSKQTPPFLVVHGDHDPLVPHGQSVLLVDALQAAGVPVEFRTVKGGGHGVGFGRAEHEAAEAFLTRYLKP, translated from the coding sequence ATGTCCCTGTTTCTGGCGATCCCCTGCACGTTGGCCCTGGCCGCTTTCGCCGCCGAAGATCCGCCGCTCCCAAGGCAGGCCCCCGAAGGGACTCGGGCCGTCTGGGACGCCGCGTACGTCGAGAACGGCCACCTCCGTCAGAAGCTCGACCTGTTCATCCCGCCGGGGGACGGGCCGAAGCCCCTCGTGATCTGGATTCACGGTGGGGCGTTCATGGCCGGCGATAAACGGGGAGGCAATCCGGCGCTCGCGTTGCTTCAGAAAGGCTTTGCCGTCGCCAGCCTGGGCTATCGATTCTCCCAGGACGCGATCTTCCCCGCGCCGGTCGAGGACTGCAAGGCGGCCGTCCGATGGCTGCGGAAGCACGCAAAGGAATATGGCATCGATCCAGAGCGTTTCGGCGCGTGGGGCTCGTCGGCGGGCGGATACTTCGTCGCGATGCTCGGGACGACGGGAGGGACGAAGACTTTCGACGTCGGCGGGAACCTGGACGTTTCCAGCCATGTGAGCTGCGTCGTCGACTTCTTCGGCCCGACCGATTTCACGAAGATGACCGAGCAGTCAAAGGCCCTTCCCAAGAGCATGGAGCACGATTCGCCTGGTTCGCCCGAATCGCGTTTGCTCGGCGGCCCCATCCAGCAGGAGAAGGAGAAGGCCGCGAAGGCCAACCCGATCACCTACGTCTCGAAGCAGACGCCCCCATTCCTCGTCGTGCACGGCGACCACGACCCCCTGGTCCCACACGGTCAGAGCGTCCTCCTGGTCGACGCCCTCCAGGCGGCCGGTGTCCCGGTCGAGTTCCGCACCGTGAAGGGAGGCGGCCATGGCGTCGGTTTCGGCCGCGCAGAACACGAGGCCGCTGAGGCTTTCCTGACTCGTTATCTCAAGCCGTGA
- a CDS encoding CTP synthase, which yields MAKHIFVTGGVVSSLGKGLTCASIGMILEQRGLRVRLQKFDPYINVDPGTMSPYQHGEVYVLDDGSETDLDLGHYERFTHAKLTKDCNYTTGKIYLSVIQKEREGRYYEGKTVQVIPHVTDEIKAAVHQMATDDVDVVITEIGGTVGDIESLPFLEAIRQFALDVGRENCVYIHLTLVPYLKAAAELKTKPTQHSVGALRQIGIQPDILICRTEHPIPGDEKDKIALFCNIEKKAVIEERDRQYSIYEVPLSLVQNGLDNLLVKRLGLKASPIDLTVWSDMVERLVHPKHEVRIGVVGKYMKHRDAYKSVYESLDHAGIAHRARVSVVRIEAEEVSARGADALLGGIDGLLVPGGFGMRGIEGKIEAIRYARTRGIPFFGICLGMQCAVIEYSRSVLGLEDANSTEFEKDCEHPVIALMEEQLAVTKRGGTMRLGAWPCALEPNSLARKAYGQEQISERHRHRYEFNNAYREPLEKAGLTASGKSPDGQIVEIVEMADHPWFVAVQFHPEFQSKPTDPHPLFRDFIGAALQRREAGRTAADGAAAKAATP from the coding sequence ATGGCCAAGCACATCTTCGTGACGGGCGGAGTGGTCAGCTCGCTCGGCAAGGGGCTCACCTGCGCGTCGATCGGGATGATCCTGGAGCAACGCGGGCTGCGGGTGCGGCTCCAAAAATTCGATCCCTATATCAACGTCGATCCGGGCACGATGAGCCCGTATCAGCACGGCGAGGTCTACGTCCTCGACGACGGTTCCGAGACCGATCTCGACCTCGGCCACTACGAGCGGTTCACCCACGCCAAGCTCACCAAAGACTGCAACTACACGACCGGCAAGATCTACCTCTCCGTCATCCAGAAGGAGCGGGAAGGTCGGTACTACGAGGGGAAGACCGTGCAGGTCATCCCTCACGTCACCGATGAGATCAAGGCGGCCGTCCACCAGATGGCGACCGACGACGTCGACGTCGTCATCACCGAGATCGGCGGCACCGTCGGCGACATCGAAAGCCTGCCGTTCCTGGAGGCGATCCGTCAGTTCGCCCTCGACGTCGGCCGCGAGAACTGCGTCTACATCCACCTGACGCTGGTTCCATATCTCAAGGCCGCCGCCGAACTGAAGACGAAGCCGACCCAGCACTCCGTCGGCGCGCTCCGACAGATCGGCATCCAGCCCGACATCCTGATCTGCCGAACCGAGCACCCGATCCCCGGCGACGAGAAGGACAAGATCGCCCTCTTCTGCAACATCGAGAAGAAGGCCGTCATCGAGGAGCGCGATCGCCAGTACAGCATCTATGAGGTGCCGCTCAGCCTGGTGCAGAACGGCCTCGACAACCTGCTGGTCAAGCGGCTCGGTCTGAAGGCCAGCCCGATCGACCTGACCGTCTGGTCCGACATGGTCGAGCGGCTGGTGCACCCGAAGCACGAGGTCCGGATCGGCGTCGTCGGCAAGTACATGAAGCATCGCGACGCGTACAAGTCCGTGTACGAGTCGCTCGACCACGCTGGCATCGCCCACCGGGCGCGGGTGTCGGTCGTCCGGATCGAGGCCGAGGAAGTCAGCGCCCGCGGAGCCGACGCCCTGCTGGGCGGCATCGACGGCTTGCTCGTCCCCGGCGGCTTCGGCATGCGGGGGATCGAGGGGAAGATCGAAGCCATCCGCTACGCTCGCACGCGGGGCATCCCGTTCTTCGGGATCTGCCTGGGGATGCAGTGCGCGGTGATCGAGTATTCCCGCAGCGTGCTCGGACTCGAGGACGCCAACAGCACTGAGTTCGAGAAGGACTGCGAGCACCCGGTCATCGCACTGATGGAAGAGCAACTCGCCGTCACCAAGCGCGGCGGGACGATGCGGCTGGGGGCCTGGCCGTGTGCGCTGGAGCCGAACTCGCTGGCTCGCAAGGCGTACGGCCAGGAGCAGATCTCCGAGCGGCACCGGCACCGATACGAGTTCAACAACGCCTATCGCGAGCCGCTGGAAAAGGCCGGCCTGACCGCCTCGGGCAAGAGTCCGGACGGCCAGATCGTCGAGATCGTCGAGATGGCCGATCATCCCTGGTTCGTCGCCGTCCAGTTCCATCCCGAATTCCAGTCCAAGCCGACCGATCCCCATCCCCTTTTCCGCGACTTCATTGGCGCGGCGCTTCAGCGCCGTGAGGCGGGTCGGACGGCCGCGGACGGTGCCGCCGCAAAGGCGGCGACCCCATGA
- a CDS encoding N-acetylglucosamine-6-phosphate deacetylase: MIVTARDWNDGRWIEVEVVDGAIARVEALDPARPASPDDPFIAPAFWDIQTNGRWGHSFSSSDLTVEQVVDIVRAQRNLGAGRICPTLITAPPEHTLHGLRTIAQACDENPDVDRMVVGIHLEGPFLSEKTGYRGTHPAECMRDPDWSLFEKFQEASGGRVVLMTLAPEREGSAEFIRRAVAAGIAISLGHTATDADALAAAVDAGATLSTHLGNGIVAELPRHPNPIWLQAAEDRLYASLIADGHHLGPAALRVFARAKGWNRLILVSDAGWLAGLPAGNYGAWDVDPSGKIVLAGTPYLAGSALGLEVGLRVLDAVEPAFPRPLLDTVTTNPARLLKRPEPRLAVGEPAEFVLLRRPAPGGLTLERTCIGGEWFERAD, translated from the coding sequence ATGATCGTCACCGCACGAGATTGGAACGATGGCCGTTGGATCGAGGTCGAGGTCGTCGACGGGGCGATCGCCCGGGTCGAAGCCCTCGATCCCGCGCGGCCGGCTTCCCCGGACGACCCCTTCATCGCGCCGGCGTTCTGGGACATTCAGACGAACGGTCGCTGGGGCCATTCGTTCTCCAGCTCCGACCTGACCGTCGAACAGGTCGTCGACATCGTCCGCGCCCAGCGGAACCTCGGCGCGGGGCGGATCTGCCCGACGCTCATCACGGCGCCGCCTGAGCACACGCTGCACGGGCTGCGGACGATCGCCCAGGCGTGCGACGAGAATCCCGACGTCGACCGCATGGTGGTCGGGATTCACCTGGAAGGGCCGTTCCTCTCCGAGAAGACCGGCTATCGCGGGACTCACCCCGCCGAGTGCATGCGCGACCCGGACTGGAGCCTCTTTGAGAAGTTCCAGGAGGCGTCGGGCGGTCGGGTCGTCTTGATGACGCTCGCGCCGGAGCGTGAAGGTTCCGCCGAGTTCATCCGTCGAGCCGTCGCCGCCGGGATCGCCATTTCCCTCGGTCACACGGCGACCGACGCCGATGCCCTCGCCGCCGCGGTCGACGCCGGCGCGACGCTGAGCACCCACCTGGGGAACGGCATCGTCGCCGAACTTCCGCGACACCCGAATCCGATCTGGCTTCAGGCGGCCGAGGATCGGCTCTACGCATCGTTGATCGCCGACGGCCACCACTTGGGGCCGGCGGCGCTTCGCGTCTTCGCCCGTGCCAAAGGCTGGAATCGGCTGATCCTGGTCAGCGACGCCGGCTGGCTCGCCGGGCTTCCCGCAGGCAATTACGGAGCCTGGGACGTCGACCCCTCAGGCAAGATCGTGCTGGCTGGTACGCCGTATCTCGCCGGTTCGGCGCTGGGGCTGGAGGTGGGGCTTAGGGTTCTCGACGCCGTCGAGCCTGCCTTTCCTCGGCCCTTGCTCGACACGGTCACGACCAACCCGGCCCGGCTGCTGAAGCGGCCTGAACCGCGCTTAGCCGTCGGCGAGCCGGCGGAATTCGTCCTGTTGCGTCGGCCGGCTCCCGGCGGACTGACCCTGGAGCGGACGTGCATCGGCGGCGAGTGGTTTGAACGGGCAGACTGA
- a CDS encoding Gfo/Idh/MocA family protein, translated as MQNKPLVSRRTFLETTGAAAGAAAAVGTFAHPAVGAVKGANDRINVGILGPGGRAQEHLRILGRLKEETKLVDIVGLCDVWDGNDEAKRGLYYSAKKVGLDAEGKDKDRITKDYRRLLENKDIDVVLIATPDHWHAKMSEDAMNAGKDVYCEKPMTHTIDEARKLVETVNRTKQVFTVGVQSTADPRWRDANKQITEGKIGKVMQGQTSYYRNSEVGQWRYYKLTKDMTPKTVDWKMFLGTDFGLAPDQPFDRARYAQWRCYWDFGGGMYTDLFVHQLTHLILAMGVRLPRRVVGAGGLYMEYDGRDVPDVATVVADYDEGCQVLISATMCNDTQLPEVIRGHNATMTFDRTPSNGYTISQQKLSSRPAPPGANMGEGGDKFNPTQPHEDTRALWEHFLGCCRSRNPETLCPVELGYAAIATVNLGVKSHREGKAYYINKEDGSVVSADSAWAARWEERSKLRGKPTQVMGWKAGETGSLLVPPEYQKLEGAWVDGRDPADHA; from the coding sequence ATGCAGAACAAACCCCTGGTGAGCCGTCGCACCTTCCTGGAGACGACCGGCGCAGCCGCCGGCGCGGCGGCGGCCGTCGGAACCTTCGCTCACCCCGCCGTCGGCGCCGTCAAGGGCGCGAACGACCGGATCAACGTCGGCATCCTTGGCCCTGGCGGTCGCGCTCAGGAGCACCTCCGCATCCTGGGCCGTCTGAAGGAAGAGACCAAGCTCGTCGACATCGTCGGCCTCTGCGACGTGTGGGACGGCAACGACGAGGCCAAGCGCGGCCTCTACTACTCGGCGAAGAAGGTCGGGCTCGACGCCGAGGGCAAGGACAAGGACAGGATCACCAAGGACTACCGTCGCCTCCTTGAAAACAAGGACATCGACGTCGTCCTGATCGCCACGCCCGACCACTGGCACGCGAAGATGTCCGAAGACGCGATGAACGCCGGCAAGGACGTTTATTGCGAGAAGCCGATGACGCACACCATCGACGAAGCCCGCAAGCTCGTCGAGACCGTCAATCGGACCAAGCAGGTCTTCACGGTCGGCGTGCAGTCGACGGCCGATCCCCGGTGGCGCGACGCCAACAAGCAGATCACCGAGGGCAAGATCGGCAAGGTCATGCAGGGGCAGACCTCGTACTACCGAAACAGCGAAGTCGGCCAGTGGCGGTACTACAAGCTGACCAAGGACATGACCCCCAAGACGGTCGACTGGAAGATGTTCCTGGGAACCGACTTCGGTCTAGCCCCGGACCAGCCGTTCGACCGCGCCCGCTACGCCCAGTGGCGCTGCTACTGGGATTTCGGCGGCGGCATGTACACCGACCTCTTCGTCCACCAGCTCACCCACCTGATCCTGGCGATGGGCGTCCGCCTGCCCCGGCGGGTCGTTGGCGCCGGCGGCCTGTACATGGAATATGACGGCCGCGACGTGCCGGACGTCGCCACCGTGGTCGCCGACTACGACGAGGGCTGCCAGGTCCTCATCTCGGCCACCATGTGCAACGACACCCAGCTCCCCGAAGTCATCCGCGGCCACAACGCCACGATGACCTTCGATCGTACGCCGAGCAACGGCTACACGATCTCGCAGCAGAAGCTGTCCAGCCGTCCGGCCCCTCCGGGCGCCAACATGGGCGAAGGCGGCGACAAGTTCAACCCGACCCAGCCCCATGAAGACACCCGCGCCCTGTGGGAGCACTTCCTCGGCTGCTGCCGTTCGCGCAACCCCGAAACGCTCTGCCCGGTCGAACTCGGCTACGCCGCGATCGCCACCGTCAACCTGGGCGTCAAGTCGCACCGCGAAGGCAAAGCCTACTACATCAACAAGGAAGACGGCTCCGTCGTCTCCGCCGACAGCGCCTGGGCCGCCCGCTGGGAAGAGCGCAGCAAGCTCCGCGGCAAGCCGACCCAGGTCATGGGTTGGAAGGCCGGCGAAACCGGCTCGCTCCTGGTTCCGCCCGAATACCAGAAGCTCGAAGGCGCGTGGGTCGACGGCCGCGACCCGGCCGACCACGCCTGA
- a CDS encoding SRPBCC family protein yields MSLKRFVKESRIAAPPEEVFAFFERPDAFEKLIPPDEDVELLKAPRSLNVGTRVVIRTRLGPFPIEWEVEHIEYIPGRLFVDRQVRGPFAAWTHRHEFNDDGQGGTMLRDVVDYAPPGGMLGAAVGGRFLESKLAKLFEYRHQVVRSALENSDGETG; encoded by the coding sequence GTGTCGCTCAAGCGGTTCGTCAAGGAATCCCGAATCGCGGCCCCTCCTGAGGAGGTCTTCGCCTTCTTCGAGCGTCCTGACGCTTTTGAGAAGTTGATCCCGCCGGATGAGGACGTCGAACTTCTGAAGGCGCCTCGCTCTCTAAACGTCGGGACGCGCGTCGTCATTCGGACCCGACTCGGCCCATTTCCGATCGAATGGGAGGTCGAGCACATCGAATACATTCCCGGCCGGCTGTTCGTCGACCGACAGGTTCGAGGCCCCTTCGCCGCCTGGACGCACCGCCACGAATTCAACGACGACGGCCAGGGGGGAACGATGCTCAGGGACGTGGTGGACTACGCGCCGCCGGGAGGAATGCTCGGGGCGGCGGTGGGGGGACGATTCCTCGAATCCAAGCTCGCGAAACTCTTCGAGTATCGTCATCAGGTCGTTCGCAGCGCACTCGAAAACTCTGACGGCGAAACCGGTTGA
- a CDS encoding zinc ribbon domain-containing protein codes for MSTKRTVSTGHVNMPRTITCDQCQAVLNLPDQVPAGKRLKCPKCQHRFVVTIKDANSASTRPGELEAANATSTFSPAHTELPVFDDLPVPRAEGDLREAFDLPLLAGEAEKSLGASPAAAAVSDAAALFQDEPRRRRKAHGAEARSSARRCPRCGGVVPQGMSICQSCGTDADTGMFVGLDDDLTPPPPPRPTGIPLLIAVPGLLCGLAGGLLTILSLIQSVRVEPGVYQYGWLMLGVVAAYGVYGAVQFLRGKSVKVLILALTLGAIVNVISMIALPIFEANFAETADIVTQSQVAEDDPNANDLAATEYKPIIDRLDQTRIKSGVAMLILCAVMVAYLNSQPVKKYFFRKSIPTY; via the coding sequence ATGAGCACGAAGCGCACCGTATCGACAGGCCACGTGAACATGCCGCGCACCATTACCTGCGACCAATGCCAGGCCGTTCTCAACCTTCCCGACCAGGTTCCGGCCGGGAAGCGTTTGAAATGTCCGAAGTGCCAGCACCGGTTCGTCGTCACGATCAAGGACGCCAATTCGGCCTCGACTCGCCCCGGCGAACTCGAAGCCGCCAATGCGACGTCCACCTTCAGCCCGGCCCACACGGAACTGCCGGTCTTCGACGACCTTCCCGTGCCCCGCGCTGAGGGGGACTTGCGCGAGGCGTTCGATCTACCCCTGCTGGCCGGCGAGGCTGAGAAGAGTCTCGGCGCTTCCCCGGCCGCCGCCGCTGTCAGCGACGCCGCGGCCCTCTTTCAAGACGAGCCTCGCCGTCGCCGCAAGGCTCACGGCGCCGAGGCCCGGTCGTCGGCTCGCCGCTGCCCTCGATGCGGCGGCGTTGTGCCTCAGGGCATGTCGATCTGCCAGTCGTGCGGGACCGACGCCGATACCGGCATGTTCGTCGGTCTGGACGACGACCTGACGCCTCCGCCCCCGCCGCGACCGACCGGGATTCCGCTCCTGATCGCGGTCCCGGGACTCTTGTGCGGCCTGGCTGGCGGGCTCCTTACGATTCTGTCGCTGATCCAGTCGGTTCGCGTCGAACCCGGCGTCTACCAGTACGGCTGGCTAATGCTCGGCGTCGTGGCTGCCTACGGCGTCTACGGCGCGGTGCAGTTTCTCCGCGGCAAGTCGGTCAAGGTGCTGATCCTGGCCCTGACCCTCGGCGCGATCGTCAACGTGATCTCCATGATCGCACTGCCGATCTTCGAAGCGAACTTCGCCGAGACCGCCGACATCGTCACGCAGTCTCAAGTCGCCGAAGACGACCCGAACGCGAACGATCTCGCGGCCACCGAATACAAGCCGATCATCGACCGCCTCGATCAGACCCGGATCAAATCGGGCGTGGCGATGCTCATCCTTTGCGCCGTCATGGTGGCCTACCTGAATTCGCAGCCGGTGAAGAAGTACTTCTTCCGGAAGTCGATTCCCACCTACTGA